From Epinephelus lanceolatus isolate andai-2023 chromosome 12, ASM4190304v1, whole genome shotgun sequence, the proteins below share one genomic window:
- the LOC117271470 gene encoding protocadherin-8-like translates to MGEIGWNGLLVLVCVSLASLAAVTQGKTVKYQTFEEDAPGTVIGNLAKDIASSVSSSGGSRTNFRMMKQFNSSFIRLRESDGQLTIGERIDRERICKHTLHCLIAFDVVSFSKEQFKLIHVEVEVKDINDNSPEFPRKESSLDISENTAVGTRIPLDFAVDEDVGVNYIQSYQISVNSHFSIDVLSRADGVKYAELVLMKELDRETQASYALELVAMDGGNPSRTGTTRINVKVKDYNDNSPVFDRNSFSVDLPEDAPVGFLLLDLNAEDPDEGLNGEVVYGFGNQVPTEIRQLFRVDRKTGRLTLESPIDFESKNTYEFDVQATDLGPNPSPAICKIVVQVQDVNDNAPEISITPMTSITAGIAYITEAAARESFVALVSTSDRDSGANGQVHCTLYGHDHFRLQQAYEDSFMIVSTSPLDREKIPEYNLTVVAEDLGSPPFRTITQYTIRLTDENDNAPVFSKPVYEVSVVENNAPGAYITTVVARDMDMGSNGKVSYKLADTYFMGSPISTFVSLDPASGSLYALRSFNYEVVKQLELRITASDGGSPPLSGSANVYVRIVDQNDNAPVITQPPLNNGSAEVLLPRDAPTGYVITRVEARDADDGVNAELSYGLATGEPSVFSVNKATGEIYLNQVLSHDVDETLSVTVTVSDNGRPALTSTATLHFLIIAGSPPSDRTVYQSGSGDEVHAQWDLSVVIIVVLAGSCTLLLLAIILIATTCNRRKRDKSGEDSDSYGEKGTLERGRTHVADNPLLPLHGAGAGAGFDGHSYSSQPGGFTSAHPGGSDMCSASEDGSEVPCVYDSDSNSKPRGNKHEGYSTLPGYGNGKEAVRPITIWKGNSYTTISARDPAFSGKDSGKGDSDFNDSDSDVSGDTGLKKDGAVVPPMGGQNALWACTSECKVLGHSDRCWSPSAVRANAAPSPAPTLSSFSSLSKTASLPRDPHRRDNYYQAHIPKTVGLQSVYEKVLHREYDYVLVTPPRPVRVQEISDITIPVYTPTPTHCPNDDV, encoded by the exons ATGGGAGAAATAGGGTGGAACGGGCTGTTGGTGCTAGTGTGCGTCTCTTTGGCGAGCCTGGCTGCTGTCACACAAGGAAAGACGGTGAAATATCAGACATTTGAGGAAGACGCACCGGGGACAGTGATTGGAAACTTGGCCAAGGACATcgcctcctctgtctcctcctcggGGGGCTCCAGGACCAATTTCAGGATGATGAAACAGTTCAACTCCTCTTTCATCCGGCTGAGGGAGAGCGACGGGCAGCTGACCATCGGGGAGAGGATAGACAGGGAGCGGATCTGCAAACACACCCTGCACTGCCTCATCGCTTTCGACGTGGTCAGCTTCTCCAAAGAGCAGTTCAAACTCATTCACGTCGAGGTGGAGGTCAAGGACATCAACGACAACTCCCCCGAGTTCCCCCGGAAAGAGTCGAGTCTGGACATCTCCGAGAACACAGCGGTGGGCACGCGGATCCCGCTGGACTTTGCCGTGGATGAGGATGTTGGGGTGAACTACATCCAAAGCTACCAGATCTCCGTCAACAGCCACTTTTCGATTGACGTGCTCAGCAGGGCCGACGGGGTTAAATATGCGGAGCTGGTGCTCATGAAGGAGCTGGACCGGGAGACGCAGGCTTCTTACGCGCTGGAGCTGGTCGCCATGGACGGTGGCAACCCGTCCCGCACCGGAACAACGCGCATCAACGTCAAGGTGAAAGACTATAACGACAACAGCCCGGTGTTCGACAGGAACAGCTTCTCCGTGGACCTGCCCGAGGACGCGCCGGTAGGCTTCCTCCTGCTGGACCTGAACGCGGAGGATCCGGACGAGGGGCTGAACGGTGAGGTGGTGTACGGGTTCGGTAACCAGGTGCCCACAGAAATACGGCAACTCTTCAGAGTGGACAGGAAGACCGGACGGCTCACACTGGAGAGCCCGATTGACTTTGAAAGTAAGAACACGTACGAGTTTGACGTCCAGGCCACCGATCTGGGTCCGAACCCGAGCCCGGCCATCTGTAAGATCGTAGTGCAGGTGCAGGACGTTAACGACAACGCACCGGAGATCTCCATCACTCCTATGACGTCCATAACGGCGGGGATAGCGTACATCACCGAGGCGGCGGCCAGAGAGAGTTTCGTGGCTCTGGTCAGCACCTCGGACAGAGACTCTGGCGCTAACGGGCAGGTGCACTGCACGCTGTACGGACACGACCACTTCAGACTGCAGCAGGCGTACGAGGACAGCTTCATGATTGTGAGCACCAGCCCGTTAGACCGGGAGAAAATCCCTGAGTATAACCTCACAGTGGTGGCGGAGGATCTGGGCTCCCCTCCCTTCAGGACCATCACTCAGTACACCATCAGACTGACAGATGAGAACGACAACGCTCCGGTGTTCAGTAAACCGGTGTATGAGGTGTCCGTGGTGGAGAACAACGCACCTGGCGCGTACATCACCACCGTGGTGGCGCGGGACATGGACATGGGGTCAAACGGGAAGGTCAGCTACAAACTGGCGGACACATACTTCATGGGCTCCCCCATTTCCACATTCGTGTCTCTGGACCCCGCCAGCGGCTCACTTTACGCGCTCCGGAGCTTCAACTATGAGGTGGTGAAGCAGCTGGAGCTCCGGATCACGGCCAGTGACGGCGGGTCCCCGCCCCTGTCCGGCAGCGCTAACGTCTATGTGAGGATAGTGGACCAGAATGATAACGCGCCGGTCATCACTCAGCCGCCTCTCAATAACGGCTCCGCTGAAGTGCTCCTGCCCCGGGACGCACCGACCGGCTACGTCATCACCCGGGTGGAGGCGCGGGATGCGGACGATGGCGTAAACGCAGAGCTGTCCTACGGGCTGGCCACCGGTGAACCCTCCGTGTTCTCCGTTAACAAAGCCACCGGGGAGATCTACCTCAACCAGGTGCTCAGCCACGACGTGGACGAAACTCTGAGCGTGACCGTGACGGTGAGTGACAACGGGAGGCCCGCGCTCACCTCCACCGCCACGCTCCACTTCCTCATCATCGCGGGCTCCCCGCCGAGCGACAGGACAGTGTACCAGTCCGGCAGCGGGGACGAGGTGCACGCGCAGTGGGACCTGTCCGTGGTGATTATCGTTGTCCTGGCGGGGAGCTGCACGCTCCTGCTGCTCGCCATCATCCTCATCGCCACCACCTGCAACCGGCGCAAGCGGGACAAAAGCGGAGAGGACAGTGACTCGTACGGGGAGAAGGGCACGCTGGAGAGGGGCAGGACCCACGTGGCGGACAACCCGCTCCTGCCTCTGCACGGCGCCGGCGCGGGAGCCGGGTTTGACGGACACTCGTACAGCAGCCAGCCCGGCGGGTTCACCTCTGCTCACCCGGGGGGCAGCGACATGTGTTCGGCCTCAGAGGACGGCAGCGAGGTGCCCTGTGTGTATGACTCAGACAGCAACAGCAAGCCTCGAGGGAATAAACACGAG ggATACTCCACTCTGCCTGGCTATGGCAACGGCAAAGAGGCGGTGAGGCCCATCACCATCTGGAAGGGGAACTCATACACCACCATCTCTGCCAGGGATCCAGCCTTCAGTGGCAAAGACAGCGGCAAAGGGGACAGTGACTTcaatgacagtgacagtgatgtCAGTGGGGACACTGGGCTGAAGAAAGATGGAGCAGTGGTTCCTCCAATGGGCGGCCAAAATG CTCTGTGGGCGTGCACCAGTGAATGTAAGGTCCTGGGTCACTCAGATCGCTGCTGGAGCCCCTCAGCAGTAAGAGCCAACGCAGCACCATCTCCGGcccccaccctctcctccttcaGCAGCCTCTCCAAGACGGCCTCTCTGCCCCGGGACCCCCACCGCAGGGACAACTACTACCAGGCCCACATCCCCAAAACAGTGGGTCTGCAGAGCGTGTACGAGAAGGTGCTGCACAGAGAGTACGACTACGTTCTGGTCACCCCACCCAGGCCTGTGAGGGTGCAGGAGATCAGCGATATAACCATCCCTGTCTACACCCCCACCCCAACACACTGTCCCAACGATGACGTCtaa
- the LOC117271701 gene encoding leukocyte cell-derived chemotaxin 1-like: protein MAGSSEKVPIASAGPEDLQHFMPPAYSAVAVKPAATGRLLKAGIAVLIAGALLLLLGAVGAFYFWNNNEKHVYNVHYSMSINGKVEEGTMEIDSANNMERFSMGSGADEAVEVHDFEIGITGIRFSGGEKCYIKTQVKARLPDVETLNKDSMTFDLEDEVMPAKFEDDLIWVAADTPLSDSAFLSNKIKDLCGELPIFWLRPTYSTSGQRKRRAAPTRQRRQAAEAGPGAGEEEEDVEAEFNPENPYHRGLEGEQGNMNIDPMLDHQGVCCNECRRSYTHCQRICEPLGGYHPWPYHYRGCRVVCRVIMPCNWWVARILGLV from the exons ATGGCCGGGAGCTCAGAGAAAGTACCGATCGCCTCGGCGGGACCGGAGGACCTGCAGCACTTCATGCCCCCG GCCTACTCCGCTGTGGCCGTGAAGCCCGCCGCCACCGGCCGCCTCCTGAAGGCCGGGATCGCGGTGCTCATCGCCGgggccctgctgctgctgctgggggcAGTCGGAGCTTTCTACTTCTGGAACAACAACGAGAAACAC GTCTACAATGTCCACTACAGCATGAGCATCAACGGCAAAGTGGAGGAGGGTACAATGGAGATCGACTCGGCCAACAACATGGAGAGATTCAGCATGGGCAGCGGGGCCGACGAGGCCGTGGAGGTCCACGACTTTGAGATT GGGATCACAGGGATCCGGTTTTCAGGAGGAGAGAAGTGCTACATAAAGACCCAAGTGAAGGCTCGACTGCCTGACGTGGAGACTCTCAACAAGGACTCGATGACATTTGACCTG GAGGACGAGGTGATGCCGGCCAAATTTGAGGACGACCTGATCTGGGTGGCGGCTGACACTCCCCTCTCAGACTCCGCCTTCCTCAGCAACAAGATAAAGGACTTGTGTGGAGAGCTGCCAATCTTCTGGCTCCGTCCCACCTACTCAACCA GcggacagaggaagaggagggccGCCCCCACCCGCCAGCGCCGCCAAGCAGCCGAGGCCGGGCCCGGAGccggggaggaggaagaggacgtGGAGGCAGAGTTCAACCCAGAGAACCCTTATCAC AGAGGCCTGGAGGGTGAGCAGGGCAACATGAACATCGACCCCATGCTGGACCACCAGGGTGTTTGCTGCAACGAGTGCCGCCGCAGCTACACCCACTGCCAGAGGATCTGCGAGCCGCTGGGAGGGTACCACCCCTGGCCATACCACTACCGGGGATGCAGGGTGGTTTGTAGAGTTATCATGCCCTGCAACTGGTGGGTGGCGCGCATTCTGGGTCTGGTGTAA